A window of Natator depressus isolate rNatDep1 chromosome 3, rNatDep2.hap1, whole genome shotgun sequence genomic DNA:
GATTAGCAGAAAAATGGTGATAATGATGGTAACTGAGCTACTACTGGTAATCTTGTATTTTCTGCATACAGTTTTAGAAGAAAAGTTTTGTATGAGACTGATTGCTCTTTCATAATGTGCATTGTTTGAAAAATCAGTATGGCATACGTAAAAGAAGGAACCAACCACTGAAAGAAACACAAATGTATTGAATAACTGGTTGTTACATTACAAGGAATACACATTTAGGAGCCAATCGGTTTCCTTCTGCAGCAGAGCACATAAATGTTCAGACATTTTAGAAATACGTTGTTTTGCAGAAATTGGACCAAAGCCTCTTGGAGATATCCATGGTCTTTGTTTCAAGGAGGACGTAATTATTTCACCACTGAAAGTCACCTGAAAGGCACAATATGAATTTTTACTGTAATCTGTAATAAATTTCACTgaagattattatttttgttatctGATGTATCAAATGGCTCCAATATGAAGAGTGGTGTGACAAATACAGCTCGTACATGCACTTGAAAAACTGATAGTTTTTAAATACTGTCTGGGTCCTATGGTACCCAAAGGTAACATCCATCCACCCATAGTTTAAACCAACCAGCAAGTGGATGGATCTTGCGCCACAGTATTTTTATACTGTAAAATTCTTAAATATAAGTTTTTATCTCCAAACAGTATGGCTGGGAAACATGTTTTGAGTAGTCTGACTGTATAGTGAATACAGTGTGTAGCCCCTTTTAGGTGGAATGTGCCTCAGTAGAAGGATCTTGGACGTGCTGGAAATAGAGCGTGAAGCTGGTTGTAATGCAGAACAGATCCTGGCTGAATTAGTAACCCAGAGGCTTTACCTCAGTCTCGAAGACTCtatggctatgtcttcactgcaaaaaaaggtgtgtttttacataGTTATCCCTTTTATACAAAGTGCTAGTGAAGATAGGGCACAGGCAGTTTTTTAACCCCAATGTAACTAGTCAAGGTAAacactgcgggggggggcgggtgcaGTCATATAGAGTTGACTTTGACTAGCTGCATCAGGGTAAAAGCTACCTGTGTGCTGTTTCTGCTAGGACTTTGTCAAGAAGATAATCTctatttaaccccccccccccaaaacaagcCCCCCACAGTGcacctccccccttttttttcagtTAAGACAAAGCTGGTATGAGACAAGAACATCTCCATCTCAAAGCATGTGCGCGTGTTCTGTATGAACCTAAGAAATGAATAAACTGTTGTTCAGGAAACCCACagccacattttaaaaggtatgtagacactttggaaaatctcactGGGTGCCTATTTGcgtctttaggtgcctaaatacctttaaaatgtgGCCAGTAGTGTATGGTGAATCTGAAAACCAGCTACTCTTTTATCTTTGACTTATTTGGAGTACCAGTCAGGGTGTTCCTCTATCacagacatcttttaaaaacaaaaacaaaaactacccccccaaaaaacaaacagccaacCGCCTAGAAAATGAGGCAGGACTTTGTAGACTTTCGTAACTTGTAAATAAAGAAACTGCAGTGTTAAGTCACATATGTTTAACTTAGAAATATTTGACTTTCTTATTGAACCTTTTGACCTTTGAGTAAAAAATAGACAAGCATATTCAGGCTTGTAAACATATCTTTAGTAATGATGGGCTAGCTGTGATGTattgttttcctctctctctctctctctctctctctcagataaaGAAGAGGCAGCAAGATGTGATACGATTTCTGGAAGCCAACAAGATAGATTTTGAAGAGGTGGATATCACAATGTCGGAGGAGCAAAGACAATGGATGTATAAAAATATTCCTGAGGAAAGACAGCCTGCACAGGGCAATCCGCTGCCACCCCAGATATTTAATGATGATCAGTACTGTGGAGTAAGTAGCTTTGTGGTCCAGACTGGTTACGTTAAGTTAGTGTTGACCATTGTGAAGTCAGCATTTGCCAGTGTGCACAACATCTTATTACGGGAGATAACTGTACTAACCTGGCAAGTGTTGACAGTTTAATGGTGACCATtgaattttaattcattttccaCTAAAAGTCTTCCCTTCACAAACATTTCAAGAATTCTTATGCAGAAATGATGAGTGGACACACTGGTGAAGCACAACTTTGAAGGCAGAGCAGTTGGTGAGATTATCAGAACCTAGAGATGCCCTGTTTTGCTGctgttcagtgatttttttttatgatgcTAACATATGATTCTGAGAAAAGAATAGTCAGCACCCCAACTGAGAGCACTGGAGCTACTGCCTGAGACTCTCATTTACAGTAAGACTCCTTTACACTGCCCCGGTAGGGCAAGATACATTTACCCCCACTTTGAGGCCCATTTACACTGTCATTATGAGGGGTTTTAGCATAAATGAGAactgtattatttaaaaattagTTCCTGGCTTTCTTCAGGAGACAATAAAATTAAGACTCGCCTTCCTTTACTGAAAATGGGGAAGGTTTTTATTAAGCATGAGAATTTATCACTCTGACAACAGTTTGCAGGCTAGATCCTCTGCTGTTATAATCTGTCATAGGTCCATTGATTCCAGAGGAGTTTATGCCAGTGTACAGTGGCTGAGGAGAAGGCCTTATCATTTTAATTTAAGAAGAATGGCCTAATATGGAATTTTTTATCATCTTTTTAAACAGTACTGCGAATGGTAGGCCAGATTCTCCCCTGACACTGTTGTAGATCAGGAGTAACTGTGTTGAATACAAAGTCATCACTGTCAAACTAGTGCAAAAAGTGGAGAGTTGGGGCTTGTCAATACATAGCAGCTTTTCATCTCTTGCTTCTTCAGTTCCTTGACCAGTGCATCCTTTGGGAGGTGGGGTGTGCATATTGGCTGGTTGGGAGATCAGTAGGTTTGACTGTTGGATGACGTGTCCCCAGGAACATAACTGGAGGCAGACAGGGGTTGTGTTTGTGGGTTGATGCAGCAGGAAGGTGAGATGGGTGGATGTATTTTCATGATTGAAATATCTGGGAGATAGGTTGAAATGGATGTCTGGTTTGTAGGGTGCAATGGGTTAAGGCAGGTGGATGTCTGGTGGAGGTGGGTATCAAGCGGGTCAAAGCATCTGGGAGATGATTCAACCCTTAATCTAACAGATGGGGTGGTGGAAAGGTTTGTGCATTTGATAGATGGGTGAGCTTCATTGTGTGGGGAAGAAGGGTAACAGCAGTTGGTCTTCAGCCATACCATGTGTGGCACATTGTTTGTTCCTATTTATTTGCACTGGGGTAGCTCTAATCCCAGCTGTGTGAATTGTGTCCAAATAATGCAGTGTGCAACAGGTCCATTGGAAGAGATAAGCATGTATTTTTCACATGTTCCTAGGAAATGAGGGGATACTTGTGGCCCTCTCCCTAATGTACAGTGGAAGTTCACCAAGTATACAAAACTTGGTTCATTTGGGGAAGGGATGTGAAATTTTGGGGGATGCTAATTTTGCATCTTTTTTGGGGTTCCTTTTATTAGTGCATTTAAGCATGTTTTATAATAACTAGCTAACTCCAAACACAGGTTGTGTTTAACTATATAGAAAGAGTCTTCCATGTGTCATGAAAATCATCTTGTTACTATATCTGTGCAGTTGCTATCTGTTTTTTTTTTGAGCAGACCTAATTCTGTTACTGTTGCTAGACTGTACAATCTGTGTGAACAGCTTTAAAGAGCGGCTTTACTTTGAAAAGAGATTTGGACTGTGTCTTTGCTAACAAAAAGATGTTTACACCATGAGATAACTAACACACATTCGTAATGCTGCTGTAAAAACATAATGGAGCCACTTTAGTTTTACAGGGAGGTAAACTAGCCAAGAtcaaggggtggggggcaagggagGTGTATAGTGCTGATCTTGCCTAGGAACCTCCCAATAAACACTAGAAGTATCTTGTCTCCACTTGGGATTTTATAGTGAGCTAACTGTTGTGTGTTTAGTTTTCTTGCTGTCAAAACGCACACATTTTAATGTCCTTGAAGACACAGCCTTAGTGAAAATGACAGTGTAGGGTTCAATTTTTTGTGTGTCGTAGTGATTTCTAAATCCAATGTGCTGAGCTTACAAAGGTCTGCTCGTTTTTCCAACTGCCTGGTCTGCAGACTCAACATGGCAACAGGAAGCTAACCTGGGTATTTTTTCCTCTGGCTTAGGTATTATCACCAGCAATAAAAACTATATAGCCCAGATCTGCTTGTGATTAGCTATGCAACCCTCTTATCTGATTCTGTGGATTGTCTTTTCTTCATGCATTTGGGTGAGAGGAAAAAAGCTAACCAGATGCAGGTTTTTCCAGATTGATTCACTAGGGTTGCACAGGTGGGCACGGTTCTACAATTGGACCCAACTGCTGATGTACAAGCCACCATAGAGACAAGGTCACTTGAATAGAAGtcttgttagtctgtatgcatccgatgaagtgagctgtagctcacgaaagcttatgctcaaataaatttgttagtctctaaggtgccacgagtactccttttctttttttgaatagAAGTGTAGGCTCTATAGTGATGATTAGTAAAAAGTATGtaagctctccctcccccccctccccccaccactgcatGGTAAAAATCAGCAGATACGACTATGAATACACACTGGAACTAGACCTGCTAAGTAGGAAGGTGGCTTTTGAactagtcacttttcagagtataaTTGCTCTCTAAAGGGAATATTTATTGAGTGTTTACGTTAGATAGCTTGGAGATTAAAGTGACTGAAGCAGACTAATGAACGATCTGTTCTGGTATCGTGTCTCTAACCATACCTAATGCTGAATAGTTCACAAGATGCAAAACAAACATGACACACCTAATTGCGCAGTACTGTACCACCACCTGCTGATTagctcctgccctgaagtgcGCAGACTCAAAGCCCTTGTAATTGTGTCTGAACTGGTTTAACTACAGATGTCCTCATAGATCTGCCTAGTGCTATTTCAATCTCTGAGATCTCTGCCTCACAATTGCTCAGTAGTGAGCTCCACTAGTGGGATGTTGCAATAAAAACGGTGCCTATAGTCTGCAAGTAAAATTCTTAGACTCATGGCAGCCATAAGCCCACATCAACATGAATCATTTAACTAACAGTCCAATTTTGGTGCTAGTGCTTCTTAATATTGTAGTCATTTATATGTCATTGGAATGTGTTGCCTCGTTCCAGGGACATTATTATAGCATCACAGATGTGTGGGGCACTTGAGACAAAAAAGAGACATGAGGACCAGCTCCattcatttacactggtttaaatggGTAACTACTTCGGTGTAGTTACTCTAGCTTATACCATGTAAATGAGAGAAGTTGGcacatggttcctgccccaaggagtttatagTCTGTTTGATATTGCAGAAAGAAAGGAAACACCAGAGTCATTTGAGAGAAGAACTAAGTGAGTAGAGTACCATGGTTGCAATAATATACAGCCATTTTCCCCAGATGGGGTGCTTGGTATCAGTGGGAGAACTTCAGAGCTAGAAGgatcatttttaatttcagcTTAATGCTTAGGTAGGTGAGTGAACAGGATCCAGTTGACTGGAAATGGCCTACCCAGTCTAAAACCTTTTGTGTTCAGGATTACTCATTTCTCTGATGATGTAGCACTAGCGCTCATGCTTTAAATGAGACTTTCATTGATCTGATATAGgtttttttgaaaacaaaaaattttaaaatagggaatTCCACTGTGTTCGGTTACCTAAATAAGAGCAGGCTTTGAACTCTTcttgctctccctgccccccacccccgctccagccccctaaccattcTAGGGGGAAAGATAAGTaactaaaaacacttttaaaagcaATTCTATAAACTTTTTTGCATGTAACAAAAATCAGTCGCAGAGACAAGTCTCTAAATTGGTCAATATCGAAGTTTTAGAACAAGGATTATACTACGTAAAAACTTCAGTGATGCTTCATATTTTAATCCCTGATTAAAACAGACCAGCGTTGCTTTTATTTGAGCAATAAAATGTCCCTGCTAAGTAGGCCATGCCTTAGTTGCCAGTGTGTTGGCTCCTGAAATACTGATCTGTAGAATTACATTATTCTTACTGTTGGCTGTCAGCATGCTACTTGGCTGTCCTTGATTTATCAGCACGCACCTGTGCAACAGAAGATGTCACAACCATTTTTTCTGGGCTGTCTGTTTCTGCCTGCTCAAGGAGTAAATGTTCTGATGATACAAGTGAAGGCAAGAGGATTCCGTAAATCTGCCTGTTCAGTATGTCACATTTTAAGGTTATGCATGTAATGTTTCCAAACATTACTGAGCTCCAGTAGAGTAAGAAGACCATGCAGGAAAATAATAAATGTACTGAAGAAAATGTTGTTTTAACAGCAAGATAAAAATTCAGAAAGTTGAATATAGTGTTCATGAATTCCAAAACATGATTCTTccatgattttcaaaaagaaaaggagtacttgtggcaccttagagaccaacaaatttatcatgtaaatttgttggtctctaaggtgccacaagtactccttttctttttgtgaatacagactaacacggctgctcctctgaaagcTTTTGTGATTCTGTAATTTATAGTGTGTATCACCATTATATATACACGCACACAATGGTGTGGTGTGGTAGTATAAAAGTGAAACCACTTTGTAGTTATGATTGCTGGTAAACCTTTATAGTATACCACACTATCAGGTATTCTGTTATGGTAGAAatctaaataatttaaaatctatctatatctatcccACTTGCTCTACAGTCTTCTCCCCCAGTCCTTTGAACTCCCTATGGGAGGAGATATCTAGCTAGGCAGAACTCATTGTAGGAGTGGAGCCTTAGTTACCATTAAACCAACTGTTCAGGGCTGATAGAGAGCTATAAAAACCTCCAGAAATGACCTAAAATTATTCTTCTAGACCTAAAAATGTCATGACTTTAAAATCAGACACCAGGCCCTCTTAGGGCTAGAATTTTGGATTGTACTGGGAAGCTGGACATCTTCTCTTTCCCAGTGAAATAAAACTCCATTTTCTAACTCTCTGCAGGGCTGCAAATTAAAACTTAGAAATAGTGATATTTTAACGTACAGTACAGAAAACCTGCCACTGGTACAGGAATGAATCTTGCTTGTCATGTGTCTCAAGTGGAagcatctttctttttttcccccctcggTGTAGTGGGAGCTAAGGAGGAACTGTTTCTATGGCAGGTTGTTCCtaacccccctccacacacacacaaaaacagagTTGTTTCTTGGAAGCTGCTCAGGAGGGTTAGCATGGAGTGAGTCCTGAGGAAACGATTACCAGGCAGAGAGCAGTGGAGGCAATCAGAAATGCATGATAAagattcatagaaatgtagggctggatgggaccttgaaaggtcatcagcctcctgtcctgaggccaagtaaacctagaccatccccgacgggtgtttgttcaacctgttcttaaaaaccaccaacgatggagattccacagtctcccctggaagcctattcccgagcttaactacccttagagttagaaagttttgcctaatatctaacctaaatctttcttgctgcaaattaagcccattacttcttgtcctattgtCAAGGGATATATCTTTTTATCACCTTGCTCTTCAGGTTATCACATAAGTTTCAGCTAGACCTGGCCAGAaacttttcatcaaaatgtttttttgaacAAAATGCCACTTTTGTTGAAATTAGAAACATTTTGAAGTGGCAATTTTGAATAACAtcagttgaatttttttttcttcaaaatgaaaGATATTTCATCTTGGAAACACTTCATTTCGGGGATttccaacattttgttttgaaattttaaaaatcttttcattttttttacatttattttatgctACTACTGAAACTGACATCagttgaaatattctatttttattttaaatatcatttggaccaaaaacaaatttcaaaatgtcataaTTTCCCAGAAACCAGAAATTCAGAGTTTTGACAAACTCTAGAATCAGCTCCATCAGCTGTGTACATTTATactaaagaaagaaataaaatagatGGTCTACAGTATTTGCCAAAGGAGAAACCAGTCAGGACACAGACAATCATTGTGGCACTAATCTTCCTGGCTCATTATTAACTTGAAAATCTCATTTTGGTATGTTTGAATGAACTTGACAGATAAACACAATTCTGACAGACTGAATTTTTCTTCCTTATTTAGAAGTATTTCAGTAACCAAATCAATACACCCGCATTGGTGTTACATGTCAGAGGTGGAAAGAGGACTTTGGAAAACTGCAAGGATCCACCTCAGAGTTCTGCCCTTTGCTTTCCACAGGGACTGAGATTAGTGGACTTGCATAGGAGACAGGGTGTGAGATCGTCAAACCCTACAGAGCTAGAGGATCTGCAAGAAAAGCAAGCTCCATCCCTTTAGAGCTCGGGGCATCCATGGAGAAGGACTGCCTTTGCATCTATGCACCTCCTCACTTCTGCTTAGCCACTCTGCCTCAGAAGCTGGTGTGGGAGGATgttctagtggttagggcattagcctgggacttgggagttCCAGGTTACCcactctaccacagacttcctatgtgactttgggcTAAATTCACAAAGGACTTTAGGTGTGGTGATGCTGAGTGTTGCCATGCCTAACCGCTagaaaaatcactgggattcacaaagcctctGCATCATCTTGGGACTGATGTCAGGCTGTCAGGTCTATAATTATCTAGCTCATCCCATTTATTTCTTTTagtattggcacaacattagctttctgtGTGGGATCAAAACCTGCAACGCTTTTCCTATTGTTGactaaggcttttttttttttttttttttttttttggtagtacTTTGTTCAATGAGACATTTACTAATAATCTCTCTCATGTAAGCTATGCCAGCAGCAGGCTGCCCCTTTCAGGCCAGACAAGGAAAGTTTGTAATTATCTCTGCAGTCTTTACAATGTTATAGAGAAGGAAAAGTTTCATTGGATGGTGCTAAAGTTACGGCAGTTGCCTATTGACCATCCTTGGAAATGGCTTCTTTTGATAGCTTTATATAGTTATTTCAGGTTTTAATCTTTCATGCTTAACTAACTTGTTTTGGCTGAGAGGCTAACCAGCTGCATTCTTGGAAGTTCTTGTGTTCCACCACTTTTGAATTAAGGGTAAGCAAAAATGGTCTCCCATAATTCAGAAATAAACTGAGCAATTAGCTTTCAATAAAACAGACATAAGCTGCTGGCATGAGACTAAGCATGGGACACTTCAGAATAAAAGGATACAAAACAGGTAATTATAATGGAGATCTGAATTTTAACTAGTTTTTGCTGGTGTGAGAGGCACATAGTACCCAATATCCTTGGACTGCAATCTAAATTTGCGTTGTTATAAAAATCAGAAAATCTCCATCTTGTCTGTTAATGTGGGGAAGCATAACTTCCAGGTAGCAGTCCTTTCTTAAGGTTGCAAAATACCCATAAAGCACCACAACCACCTCTGTTCTCAGCCCTTAAGGCTATAGTAAATTTAATCTAATACAGTAACTCTCTGTAAGCCTGGAAAAAAATAACTGGGAACGGCTAGGCAAGAATATAACTTTTCTGTTACCACACCACACCTATTAAGTCCCATTTTGGATCTAAAGGCAGATGGGTTAATGCTACCCCAACCAGTATCAGGATAGTGCAGCTTCATTATTAGATTAATGCTATTTAAATGGAAAGATATTTCAAAGCAAAGCTCAGTAATATCTCTGCATTACTGATTACTTTTAATTCAGGACTAGATTCTTTCTACCCACCTCCACTGGAATCGGTTGAACTACTTATGCAAGAAGATACTACTCAGCCCAAGTAAgagcagcagaatctggccctgaataaaTCCCTTATAATAGCTAACACAATGCAGTGCAGTATCAAAAATCAAGGTTTTTGACTCGCATGCTCTCAATGGAGAATTGATAAATGACATCCACCTTTCAGACCAAAGAGAATAACTTAATTTGACTAAATGCTGCTTGTAGGAAAGGCCAAACTGATACCGTCCTTATCTTGCAAAGAAATTTAACTTGTAAAGCCAAAAAGAATTAGgccaccacacacacagctgaataACTTCTATCAAAAAGTATATACACAACACAAAACCAGTACTACTGCCATCGAAGGCTTCATTGTCAAGGTTGCTTTTCTATTTCTCCATACCCCTGCATCTCCGAACTCTACTGAGAGAGGTACTTGACATCCCCCATGCTCTAGATAGGCTTTTAGTAGTCATAAAACAAATCTAATTACAAAATCACCAGACTTATGAGTCTGAGATTTCAAAATCATTTACTACCTTCTATAGTGAATGTTTCTTTCTAAATGAACAATTAAGAATCAAAGAAAAATTATTACAACATTCTGcaaacactgccccccccccaatttgtCCTATACCTGGGGTGGTgataatgggccacttcaccttgaatggtctctgaGAATATGGGAGAGAtaaggtgaatgaggtaatatctattattggaccaacttctgttgatgagagagacaagctttcgaacttaCGCTGGTAGCCCCccatcagaatatcccagagcccagtggttaaggcactcacctgagatgtggctGCTCCCTGTTCAgatcccttctcccccttcagGAGGAGAGAGGATTTGAGCAGGGGTGTCTCAGATCCCATGtgagtaccctaatcactgggctaaaagtcgTGAGGCAGTTCCTCCTCCTGCCTGGTATTTTGTGTAAGCTCACCTataagggcctgatctggtaggcgaGCTCTGAGCTCaccctaccagattgggccctgcagATGAGTTAGGCATGGGAATGCCTATCTTTTCCCTATATGTGAATCACTCTGGAGCTTAGGCATCTGGACATCTGACATGGGGCTTCATTCACAAACATGGGCACCCAGGGAACTTTTTACAGCAAAAACTGCCGAgcaagtttaggtgcctacagggttgaGCAGCAGCTGAAGTGGGCGTTTTCTGACTCCTAGTGGGGGCTGAttctggatttaggcacctaaattagtAGTTAAGTGCTTAAATCCTtttgtgaatttggcccatagtctctctgtgcctcagttccccatctgtaaaatgaggatattaGCACTTCCCTAACTCACAGGGGTGATATGAGGATAAATGCATccaagattgtgaagtgctcagatatttACATGACCCTTATTACCATAGTATCTTAGAGCCTAGCCCATCAGGCAGTGTAGGGAAAAGATGGCAGAGCAGTAATACCACTAGCATTTGAAAGAACTACATGCATGCTGCACAAAGcagctgctccccagctctgcctattCTCCATGCTGGCAGGATACCATTCACCCCAAAGCTCCTGGAGCTCCAAAAATGGGGGTGAGTGCAGAGAGAGTAGCTGTGGGCTACATGGAGCTGTCACATTCCTTCTCTCTGCTACTCCCTCAGCCCATGGGTTGCTTTCAGAGACCTTCAGCCCCATGTTATTCCTTTCTGCCTCTTGGAGAGGAGCACAGGCCCTTGAGTGAACTATTTAACAACCAACATATCTGGTCTTAAAGTAGAGAGAATCTTT
This region includes:
- the SH3BGRL2 gene encoding SH3 domain-binding glutamic acid-rich-like protein 2 → MVIRLFIASSSGSVAIKKRQQDVIRFLEANKIDFEEVDITMSEEQRQWMYKNIPEERQPAQGNPLPPQIFNDDQYCGDYDCFFEAKESNTVFSFLGLKPRLASKESEP